From Populus alba chromosome 16, ASM523922v2, whole genome shotgun sequence:
TATCCAAtgtaatttcatatatatatatatatatatatatatatatatatatatatatatatatatatatatgataccTTTatataagtgaaaaatactttaaaaaataataacaactacactctcaaacaaaCTATcacaaaagttaatataaaaattatatatcattaaactaaaaatcagTTACCCATCTATAtcctctcaattttattccttcCTGTGGACAAAATCTcatcaattatataatttattgtgagATTGGTAATGCAATAcagattatttaatatattaaaataatattttattttattttaatattaatattaatttatcaaatcattaaaaaaaaatctaaaacatattttaaaaagaacattcaaccATGGAATCAAACATGCTGTCGGTGTCACGGTCACTACAAGGCAGAAGTGTAAAACGTGTTGGGCATAGACAAATAATTAAGGGAAACATTTcccatgaaaagaaaatgtgaGGCGAACTGATTACCCAAACTTGTAGTGAAAATTGCATTTTTACCTGCCTTTTTGGATTTTATCGCCATAAATGAAGTCTGATTATagtatatttaaaagtatagtagtaattattttttattttaaaatatattaaaataatatttttttaaaaaaattattttttatatcagtatatcaaaatgatctaaaaatatcaaaaaaatattaatttaaagtgaagaaaaaataaaaaacttttaattttttttaaaaacgcttCTAAAACACAATCCAAAACACTACCTTGTAGTTTTCTTGGTGAACATAAAATAGCAtccttatttgatttttttattggatagataataaaaaatatctccgtatcaatatatttatattattattttcttcttcaaactattcagaataaattatttattgtaattgaattcaattatagtatttaatttgaaattaattaataaattgattaaatttatatttttgaaaatagatattttatcattgaattcaattcattttattttttatattagcatggTGATTAGAGAGAGAAGAGTAGTGATAAAAGGATGAGtagataaatattttgaaaatgctagttttaatattatttttttactttaatataataaattagtgGGGTTgatttctgatttatttttgtattatttgtagatattaaattttatttaagattcaATTATTggctattaaaataattttaaatacaaaattgtATTTGAAATCTCTAAGTTATATTCAATTTAACTTGTGCCCTTGACACGTGTTACCATGGCATGAAAACAGTGCGGCACATTTTTGCTATGCATGTCACAGTGAACCATCAACATTTGGTTAGCGTTTGATATTtcagttaaaatattatttgttcaaattttaagtattttttttggtataaaattatttttttatatactaatatcaaaaataaattttaaaaaaaaaaaaatatattattttaatatgtttttaagtaaaatattctttaaaatacaacATACACCACACTTTCAACCAGATACTTAAAGCCTATTTGTTTTAacattttgaaagtttttttaaaaaagttaattttttttttactttaaattattttttgtgtgtttttaaatcgtgttgatatattaatattaaaaatattttttaaaaatatttttttttaattcttaacatTGAAGCATTAAagccatataaaaataaaaataaaatttaactttaaaggataacttcttaataattatgagtttaaattcttttaaaataaataaaaatttatataattattaactttaaaattcataaattgaTTGGGatctatattaaaaagaaaaagaagggagGAATATCTACATACCGATTTTGCTGTATCATATATGACCATGCTAAACTTTTGATGCAAGAACTTGCCAGTGCCTTCGATTTGATGTCTGGTTTAAGATTTTGAAGTCAAAAAGTTATTCCCTCTTTGGACCAATGACAGCACAATCTTGCCTTGCAAAGGCCGTCTTCCGAGGAACAGAGAAAGTAGCCTCTCCTTTTCTCAAAACCACTCAGTTTCCTTATCTCTAATTTGAAATGGAATTCCATGCATTATTATCACATATTGTTAGGTATTAAACAATAATCTAGACAAACtctatcaaaaattaataatttattttaatttttttatagagttttttCAGTCTTATATTTACATTATAgattaactcaaattaaattgattatttttttgtatgagGTTAAAACATGcttataaatgaatatttattttttcataaagttAACCTCTTCATGTAttctgggggggggggggatgggTAGAAAATGTCACCACTATATCAGTTAGCaccaaatatttaattaaaggaATAAGCTTATTGGtgtaaaattgaattatttacaGTGAAAAGCACGCGCTCGAAGTAGCAGTGTTTATGAAACCTAACGCCTTCGTAAGTTAACGGTCAGCAATACAATGTACTCTGGACACTTGGTTAGGTTAGAACGGAACCGTGTCGTGTCGTGTCGTGTTGTTAATAACGAGAAATCTTCTAGAAACCTGTGGTTCCTATCCTAGGAgacatccaatccaaactctaGTAATTGACTAATATATCCCTTACAGATTTTGTTTAAGTTTGCCGCTTCTTTTATGCGCAGTTATTCAACTAGATTCCAGGaggggttgatttgaaaaatcattgattaaaaaactgatctaaattaaatattaagattaaCTGGTTTTGATATTAATCTGATCAACTTTGATGGATAaacatcaacaatgttttaataaaaaaataaagtaatattattttttaaaaaaataatatcaatctaatatttggtgttgtaattataattgataagtacttaaaaaaatacacaattaaaattatatgttaaatcataaataaatataaaaaaaacatgaacatgtgtttttttgcttaaaGTAATTTCAAACCGAAAGGCAACATAGTTAAATAATGCAAGCCTAAATGTTTTCGTTAGAAGAAAGTGATTAGGAGGTGTTTGAtagtttaataataattgttttttaaagtgttttttatttgaaaatatattaaaataatattatttatttattttttaaaaaatatttttaacatcatcacatcaaaacgatgtgaaaataccaaaataaattaatttaaaataaaaaataaataaaataaaatattaatttttaaaaaatatttttgaaatgaaaaaaaataacatctaacTATTTAAGTAggttaaacataaaaaacaattaatagcaaataaaataatgtatagATAAAGATTTCAAGACAACAACCAAGACGGCTTCTTCTAAAGATGAtgatcataataaaaaacagagaaaagaaacaTGTGAAGGAATTAAACGAAGAATACTCAAAATCTATCTAACTTTTGTTACTAAAAAACACATCAGCTGCatttgaggtcttggcccagcggttAAAGGGACTTGTTTCATTCCTCTGCATTATGGGTTCAAACCTTATCGTGCACGCTTGTCATACTCGCGGTGTCTTACATGCtcattgggtttgcaggatgtttagtTAGTCGTTGGATTAATTGTGGTACACGCAAGCTGACCCGGTcatccatataaattaaaaaaaaaaaaaacacatcggCCTGCTAGTCTTTgggaaattgaaataaaattgcaaGGAATGGTTTTGTCCTTGCTGTTTGTTGTACATGCATCACCACTTGTACCTTTCACTCTTACGTACGCAACCATGCTTAGGATTCCACAAGATTATCTTTTATATGATGGCAGTGGCAATATATTCATATCCCCCCCCCACCCACCATCAATAACAACCAGTCGTCTCATActtttctcttattcttttttaaatttccaTACCTAAGCCTTTATAACTTAATACATTCATTTATTGAATTAccaaattgatattaaataatttatatatatatatatatattatgttaacTTGGTTGATTTTAAGTTGAATTTGACCGGGTCATGTATTTATCTATTGAGTAAATTAGGTTTGatgaaattaatatcttttttaatttaaattaaaatttagttttgattttgtttttagtataaATTCTTGAAGTCAACCCGCACACCTGAATTGATATTAATaagtatgaaaatatataaagggGATAGGCttctaaataaattaatcctttgattttattgaattaaccTCTCTCTGAACTCCATGGGGATGGTTTAGAGATGCTAATTACTAtagatttctttatttttaatgccCACCAACAAGGTTTCCTGCCTTGTTGACTCTGAATGTTGATTGATTTTAACCCACGTTGCAAAGTCGCTGTCCTGATAAGGGAAGTTCATCTAGTCATTTTGGCAGCTGTTTCGGTCGGCGGGGAACGGTACGGGGGATTTAAGATGCCGATGAACCTGAATTTATGGCGGCAACACggcttttaagttaaaataaaagtgGGTGGCACCATCAATGGACAAAAAGAATGGATGAgaactaataatatttattattttcagaagGAAGATCTAATTATTGACGCCACTAGTTGGCCGGCGGACGAGTGGGAGGAGGGTaaaaatggaataataaaaagctTCTCCTTGTTGAACCagctaagaagaaaaataaaggattgTCCGGGTACGCGCCACGGCCAGGTGCCAACCAGCTGTGGATtatcttcaatttaatttaaagatattaataatttagcTACCATCTACATTTCCGGGTATCAGTCCTAGTAAATCTGGATTGAgcaaataaatctttttaaaaaatccggATAGACCTGAGAAATCGATTTCAAATCCGGTCGATTTATTATTTAGATTgctttgaattgaaaaagaaaaagaaaaagaaaaagtagttgATTCATGATTTGACCGATCCAGAtaaaaccctataaaaaaaattattaatttttttatataaaaattaattaaaataatactattttgtccatttaataaaaatttaggttAATCTAAAccaacttaaattaatatttactaTATAGGATtgacttcaaattaaattttacagcCATACTTAAAGCTTAGCATCTTATTCTTattgtttgaaaaattattaaaacctcAACAAAAAATGATCTGGAATCTAATTTTCTAGGTATCATTATCCTAGTAAATCCGGAAAGAgcagataaattttaaatctattttgacTAATTTAGAATCTAAATTGgtttgagttgaaaaaaatggaagaagtAATTGACATGTGACATGATTAGTCTGAGTAAAACCTTGtaagaaaatcattgatttttttaaaaataataatcaaaacaatattattttatttattttttaaaaaattaggttaatttgagttaaccaaaattaattcttttaatatatgattcCAGTCTTATTTTAGATCGACTCAAAGTTAAAATAAGATGCTTATTCttgttgtttaaaaaattgttaaaaccttttatatatatatatatatcaagtcaCATGGAAAAAGGTTGTAGCAATCtacaatattttcaagaaaaaactacaaaaataattttaagaaaaaaaacataaaaaaataaaaggaaaaaaaaaatgtaagaaaatactgtagcaatctatagtattttatgagaaaatatACAGTTTTAATTCTCAaccgatattaaaaaataaaattgatagaaaattttaaaaaaaaatcataaaaaaaaagaaaaaaaatcatgtggggaatAATTGTtgcaatctataatattttgtgaggaaagctacagtTGTAATTCGcaactaactcaatattaaaaaaataaattcgaaaaagataatttaaaaaaaaatataaaaataatatggaaaaatactgtagcaatccacaatatatatattttttaaaaactacaaagctaaattcttaaccattttaatattaaaaaaataaattcaataaagataattttagaaaaaaaacatgtgaaaaaaacactatagcaaaaaaaaaaaaaaaaaccttgtggTAAAACAATGTGGCaattgacaatatttaaaaaaaaaaactataaaactaaattcttaactagttcaaaagtaacaaaaacaaaatcaacaaacataattttttaaaaaagaagaaaaagaagatattgctagaaaaaaaaaaaagaagaaaaaacaagcagaaaatagaaaaagaaaaaaggaaaaaaccttCGGTGATtcggaaaatgaaaaaaaacaaaaaaaaaaatacaatacttTCCTCAGACacgttttttaaattattaaggtAAATAATAGCTGACGAGGATACTGTAAAAGATGGAGAACttgttgattttcttaaaatctGTGCACATTGCACATGTCATAGCTGCGAATAACATGAATGGCCTCTTTGACTTTGCTtgtttttataatcattttgcTATTGTCAAGGGAATAAAGCTTTATTATTTtgcttaatatattatattttatttcttcgcAGATTTTGTATTTTGCTTGTGTACAAAGTGACCTGCTTTTCAGTTCCTTTTCGCATGTATGGATGCCGATAATTAGCAGAATAATGCCTTCTAATTACGTGCTCTCTCTtgcctaatcttttttttttttaccttggaaTTAATGTTGTTGTTAACACAAAGTGAAgtattcttttatattatcCAGTAATACggttaaaaatgtatttttttaaaaaataaaataattttttttttaatattttcatatttttttgatatattgatgttaaaaataatttttaaaaaataataaaaatattattttaatatatttttaaataaaaaacactttaaattataACTGCTATTTCATTTCCAGATATCCTCAAACTTAGATGACAGGAATATAACCTTACATGAGATGCCAATAACCATATCTGTGAATCAAAGATAAGATACCTTTCCTACAATGATCCAACATCTACTTAGTTGATGGTGGGGCTAATGCACAATCTCGAAGCaaacatgatattatttttcatttgtctgacttagaattaaaaatcaaataagatattttatttaaaaatatattaaaatatcaaaattatttaaaaatattaataaattttttttttttaaatatctaatCTTGAGTGTTTTTTGATAACAAAATcaccttgtttttttaataaaaaataaatttaatatctgattaattgagttattttttaaagttacatatctccttttgttttatcataaaatgaaaaaaatgggaTTTATTACCtaatcaaaataactttttttagttGTAAGatatgcatttattttattttatcgagAGAGTCGCATGAATGAAGAAATTTCTACTTGTTGTCATGAGCTACTTTGAGGGATTGTTCTAAGGATTCGAAATATGGGAATATTCCCTCTCCGAGAATATCCTATtgtctaattaaaatttaataatgtttCCCTCGgaagaatattaaaatttaagattttcctTGTACCACTTCCTATTTTGTTACTCACAAACAAaccatttttaagaaaaatatataatataagtgtaattatttttcaagctaaaatatattaaaatgatatttttttaaaattagcatatcaaaacaataaaaaacataaaaaattaatttttaataaaaatatatttttttaaatacggGTACACCATTTTTCCAACgctatctaaaatttaattcccaccatttaaattgatttgataaaaattaaaataatattattttaataaaaataattgatttaatgacATACTGATTAATCTAATGAATAATAATTCAGGTTTGCTCTTCCCATTAAATTCCAGACCTGATGTAACAAGAAATCTCAAACATCAATTTTAACAAATGGGACTAAATCTCTCTAATTTTGCATTAGTTATCTCATTCTTAATGATTTCAAATTATGCTAAGCGAGGGATGTTTCAGACATTTAACACCCAATCCCCACCGAACTAAACAccaaaaaacagaagaaatgcACAGTTCCTTCCTTCGACACCACTACCAGCAACCACCCCCATCATCCTTCACAATAACAGCTCTCCGTTCTCCGATAATGAAACGACATGCAGATCCTTTAACCGTCTTGTCGTTCTCGTGCCTCCTTATCCTCTTACTACCAATCCTGACCGTCGGATTTGCTGATCGTCTACAAGCAAACAACCCACCTCTCAGTCTGCTCAAAACGGCGCTGCAGCAAGAACAAAAACCAGAGGGGATAAAGAGCCTTCGGGTACGGGAGGGGGCACCGTTTAAGATCGCGCTCTTTGCTGACCTGCATTTTGGAGAGAACGCGTGGACTGATTGGGGCCCACAACAGGACGTTAACTCCATCAAGGTCATGTCCTCTGTTCTCGACGATGAATCACCCGGTGATGATATAATCCTCTctctaaaatagattttttttacttattctCTTTGGAAATGTGGCTAGCATAGCTTTTAAATTCAGCCGTCCATTGGTTAACTTGATACtccatcagtttttttttttttatttataaatgtattaaaattaattttttttaatattgatatattttttataaaaaaatatttttaaaatgcaatccaaatataattagaaatataatatcTAACAAACACTAAATCCAAACGAGATTTAATagggtaaattttaattttaattattttaagagattaatatattattatttggtaGTGATTGTTCAGTATTGtggtataatatatttttttaaaatatattaaaataatttttttatttttaaaattaacatattaaaattattaaaacatattaatttaatatcttttaaaataatacatttttaaaatgcaattaaatacatgtaaaaTTGCAACATCAAACAAGCAATAAATagggtaaattttaatttaaatcattttgagaTTAACATGTCAGCGGATTCTTAGCAGGTTGGATCCTAGGCCGGGTATAAAGACAAATGTAAGCATGCCTTGttgcttaataataataataataataataacaattttagtgtggcggcggcggcggcagtCCAACATTTGATAAACACTCGGTGTGTTATAAATCCCACTTTGcctagaattaaataaaatttttttcttgaatataatGGTTGGCATAACTTGTTTAAGAGTCAATCAGAATTACCACACAAAAAGGataattaatttagtaattttcttgtcacaatgtaattaatatgttctattttttcttaaatttgaatTACAGTTAATATAATACGAGTATTTAGCAGATTTTGTGATATATCTTGGGGATGTAATAACGGCAAACAACATACCAATCGCAAACGCAAGCTTGTATTGGGATAAAGCAATATCTCCAACGAGGGCAAGGGGCATACCGTGGGCTAGTGTCTTTGGTAATCACGATGATGCACCATTTGAGTGGCCAATGGAGTGGTTTTCATCTCCTGGAATTCCTCCTGTTCATTGCCCCGCACCTAACGCGTCATCATGCTCAGGTGAGACTGGAGAGTTTTAACCTCCGAGCTATGGAAATGGAATAATTGATAATTTCTTGATAGCCCATTAATCCTGTTTTTTACTTGGTAGTTCCTGTTTCCCAAGATTattgctccttttccttttccttttgagCTAGTGTATGGCAATGGGCTAGCATGTTTGTTGCTGCTTCTTTTTAGCGAGATTGATGGTAGCTTTTCTTACTTAGGGTTACAATTTCCGTTCCAGGGGAAAGGGACTGCAGCTTTAGAGGCACACAACGGATAGAGCTAATGAAAAAGGAGATCGAGCATAATCACCTAACGTTGTCTAAAAATGGTCCAAAAGATCTGTGGCCAAGTATATCCAACTATGTCCTCCAGCTCTCATCATCAGATGATCCAGAATCACCGGTTCTGTTCATGTATTTCCTAGACTCCGGTGGCGGATCCTATCCTGAAGTTATTTCAAATGCTCAAGCAGAATGGTTCCAGCATGTATCCGAGGAGATCAACCCTGATT
This genomic window contains:
- the LOC118031946 gene encoding probable inactive purple acid phosphatase 16 isoform X1, which translates into the protein MLSEGCFRHLTPNPHRTKHQKTEEMHSSFLRHHYQQPPPSSFTITALRSPIMKRHADPLTVLSFSCLLILLLPILTVGFADRLQANNPPLSLLKTALQQEQKPEGIKSLRVREGAPFKIALFADLHFGENAWTDWGPQQDVNSIKVMSSVLDDESPDFVIYLGDVITANNIPIANASLYWDKAISPTRARGIPWASVFGNHDDAPFEWPMEWFSSPGIPPVHCPAPNASSCSGERDCSFRGTQRIELMKKEIEHNHLTLSKNGPKDLWPSISNYVLQLSSSDDPESPVLFMYFLDSGGGSYPEVISNAQAEWFQHVSEEINPDSRVPEVVFWHIPSKAYKKVAPRLRIHKACVGSMNKEKVAAQEAELGIMDMLVKRSSVKAVFAGHNHGLDWCCPYKKLWLCYARHTGYGGYGNWPRGARILEINDHPFYIKSWIKMEDGDEHSQIILCP
- the LOC118031946 gene encoding probable inactive purple acid phosphatase 16 isoform X2; translated protein: MLSEGCFRHLTPNPHRTKHQKTEEMHSSFLRHHYQQPPPSSFTITALRSPIMKRHADPLTVLSFSCLLILLLPILTVGFADRLQANNPPLSLLKTALQQEQKPEGIKSLRVREGAPFKIALFADLHFGENAWTDWGPQQDVNSIKVMSSVLDDESPDFVIYLGDVITANNIPIANASLYWDKAISPTRARGIPWASVFGNHDDAPFEWPMEWFSSPGIPPVHCPAPNASSCSGERDCSFRGTQRIELMKKEIEHNHLTLSKNGPKDLWPSISNYVLQLSSSDDPESPVLFMYFLDSGGGSYPEVISNAQAEWFQHVSEEINPDSRVPEVVFWHIPSKAYKKVAPRLRIHKACVGSMNKEKVAAQEAELGIMDMLVKRSSVKGGQIEDVLPVDKFCGR
- the LOC118031946 gene encoding probable inactive purple acid phosphatase 16 isoform X3, with translation MLSEGCFRHLTPNPHRTKHQKTEEMHSSFLRHHYQQPPPSSFTITALRSPIMKRHADPLTVLSFSCLLILLLPILTVGFADRLQANNPPLSLLKTALQQEQKPEGIKSLRVREGAPFKIALFADLHFGENAWTDWGPQQDVNSIKVMSSVLDDESPDFVIYLGDVITANNIPIANASLYWDKAISPTRARGIPWASVFGNHDDAPFEWPMEWFSSPGIPPVHCPAPNASSCSGERDCSFRGTQRIELMKKEIEHNHLTLSKNGPKDLWPSISNYVLQLSSSDDPESPVLFMYFLDSGGGSYPEVISNAQAEWFQHVSEEINPDSRVPEVVFWHIPSKAYKKVAPRLRIHKACVGSMNKEKVAAQEAELGIMDMLVKRSSVKDNGVTPEHCVL